The following are from one region of the Paenibacillus protaetiae genome:
- a CDS encoding chemotaxis protein CheX yields MKAEYINPFLESAKIVIEQLVQVRPLTGQLSLKDVKFVENYIWIQIGMNGQMNGDIVFGLSEEVALKMVSAMMGGFAISEIDEMSKSAISELGNMISGNASTILFNQGIRVDITPPKVIHSAQSAGFEAKQALTVPLIIDGIGNLDIQVIIA; encoded by the coding sequence ATGAAGGCAGAATATATTAATCCGTTTCTAGAGTCCGCAAAAATTGTCATCGAGCAGCTCGTACAGGTACGGCCGCTGACCGGGCAGTTGTCATTAAAGGATGTCAAGTTCGTAGAGAACTATATCTGGATTCAAATTGGAATGAACGGACAAATGAACGGGGATATCGTATTCGGACTTAGCGAGGAGGTAGCGCTCAAGATGGTGTCAGCCATGATGGGCGGGTTCGCCATTTCGGAGATCGATGAGATGAGCAAAAGCGCCATATCGGAACTTGGCAATATGATTAGCGGCAATGCCAGCACCATTTTGTTCAACCAGGGAATTCGCGTCGATATAACGCCGCCTAAGGTCATCCATTCCGCCCAGTCCGCCGGCTTTGAAGCGAAGCAGGCGCTGACCGTGCCGCTTATTATCGACGGCATCGGTAATTTGGATATTCAGGTCATCATCGCATAA
- a CDS encoding cob(I)yrinic acid a,c-diamide adenosyltransferase, translated as MKLYTRSGDKGQTSLIGGRVRKDDLRIEAYGTIDELNSFVGQAAAETGKYAELAELTAVLHAIMHELFDCGSDLAYAAPGAPLKMTGEPAERLEQLMDQYTEEAPEITRFILPGGSAPAALLHVCRTVCRRAERRVVTLAAEHEVSGEVMAYLNRLSDFFFAAARLANTRLGVTDIEYERSAEVFGKKKQ; from the coding sequence ATGAAGCTGTATACAAGATCCGGTGATAAAGGGCAGACTTCCCTGATCGGAGGGAGAGTGCGTAAAGACGATTTGCGCATAGAAGCTTACGGCACCATTGATGAGCTGAACAGCTTCGTAGGGCAGGCGGCGGCTGAAACGGGCAAATATGCCGAGCTGGCGGAACTTACGGCTGTTCTGCATGCCATTATGCATGAGCTGTTTGACTGCGGCTCCGATCTGGCTTATGCAGCTCCCGGCGCACCGCTCAAAATGACGGGCGAGCCGGCTGAGCGGCTGGAGCAGCTGATGGATCAATATACGGAGGAAGCGCCGGAAATTACCCGTTTTATACTGCCGGGCGGAAGCGCGCCCGCCGCTTTGCTGCATGTATGCCGCACCGTGTGCAGACGGGCGGAACGGCGCGTGGTGACGCTGGCTGCCGAGCATGAAGTGAGCGGCGAAGTGATGGCTTACTTGAACCGGCTGTCGGATTTCTTTTTTGCGGCGGCCAGACTTGCCAACACACGGCTTGGCGTAACCGATATTGAATATGAACGGAGTGCCGAAGTATTCGGCAAAAAGAAACAATGA
- a CDS encoding DUF3055 domain-containing protein produces the protein MMLPEYDFMSDSTEETSTRFTTFITPGLKRFDLAITSTERFYGKKLVTDLQSGKTAIIGPDDLEQEGYLEHTFKLTEEEAGELAGFLYLVVGTVNFTD, from the coding sequence ATGATGCTGCCTGAATACGATTTTATGTCCGATAGTACCGAGGAAACCTCTACCCGGTTTACCACTTTTATTACGCCGGGGCTTAAACGTTTTGATCTGGCGATTACATCAACGGAACGGTTTTACGGCAAAAAGCTGGTCACTGACCTGCAGTCCGGCAAAACGGCCATTATCGGTCCTGACGATTTAGAACAGGAAGGTTATCTGGAACATACCTTCAAACTGACAGAGGAGGAAGCCGGCGAGCTGGCAGGATTTTTATATTTGGTTGTCGGAACGGTGAATTTTACCGATTAA
- a CDS encoding 5'-3' exonuclease, producing MKDNRLLLVDGMAILFRAYYATAYGGSIRRTSSGLPVNAVHGFVRYFMDAVNTFKPTHVICCWDMGSKTFRTEQYTLYKSNRPDAPDDLIPQFDLVKEVVESFNVPNVGYAGYEADDCIGTLAAAHKPNAEVFIVTGDHDMLQLVDDQVSVAIMKKGIGNYMVYTPASLLEERQLTPPQIIDVKGLMGDTSDNYPGVKGIGEKTAHKLIQEHGSIEGLLDNLDKLSKSVRAKIEADLDMLHLSRDLARIRCDAPVEMELAGCPWSYNMGNVLSKFEELEFGSLAKLIG from the coding sequence ATGAAAGACAATCGATTACTGCTGGTGGACGGAATGGCGATTCTGTTCCGCGCTTATTACGCTACCGCATACGGCGGCAGCATCCGCCGGACGAGCAGCGGACTGCCGGTTAACGCGGTACACGGCTTTGTCCGATATTTTATGGATGCGGTCAATACGTTTAAGCCCACGCATGTCATTTGCTGCTGGGATATGGGGAGCAAGACGTTCCGCACGGAGCAATACACGTTATACAAATCCAACCGGCCGGACGCGCCTGATGATTTGATACCGCAGTTTGATCTGGTGAAGGAAGTAGTCGAAAGCTTTAATGTGCCTAACGTCGGTTATGCAGGTTATGAAGCGGACGATTGCATCGGCACTTTGGCGGCAGCTCATAAGCCCAATGCGGAAGTGTTTATTGTGACCGGCGATCATGATATGCTGCAGCTCGTGGACGACCAAGTGTCCGTCGCCATTATGAAAAAAGGCATTGGCAATTATATGGTCTATACGCCGGCCAGCCTGCTGGAGGAACGCCAGCTTACGCCGCCGCAAATTATAGACGTCAAAGGGCTGATGGGCGACACAAGCGACAATTATCCAGGCGTTAAGGGCATCGGTGAAAAAACAGCCCATAAGCTTATTCAGGAGCATGGTTCGATCGAAGGTTTGCTGGACAATCTGGACAAGCTGTCCAAAAGCGTCCGCGCCAAAATCGAAGCCGACCTGGATATGCTTCACCTCTCCCGCGACTTGGCCCGTATCCGCTGCGATGCGCCGGTCGAAATGGAGCTGGCCGGCTGCCCGTGGTCGTACAATATGGGCAATGTGCTGAGCAAATTCGAAGAGCTCGAGTTTGGAAGCCTGGCGAAGCTGATCGGTTAG
- a CDS encoding HRDC domain-containing protein: MQIVFLNTFEKKTAAGGVASAQLSICAKEGVWAVLWMGEGAEGNPDTWFEGPSWEEMLAAFRYGVAGRMREGYVPVIDGMLEAKPAGASFAGMLQCYGELHADKELFEQLRDWRRAKSAALKKSAYLIASNRMLWMISAYVPQTKEELLQIPGWGDSKHSEYGDEVLAITGEARRETDFPLDWVSDRLDQQLYMQWMYKQKEMKYKQELERQHEKKKMLQLAQQGGRLDAFQTELELTRRQIVDRLEQLDAEGYDFAGLIEEELADMPEVEQQLIWDAFEKLGDRYLKPVLHEVYGERLEQEKSVDLLYEKLRLLRMKFRKNSSSVAV; encoded by the coding sequence ATGCAAATTGTTTTTCTGAATACGTTTGAGAAAAAAACAGCTGCAGGGGGAGTTGCATCAGCCCAGTTGTCCATCTGTGCGAAAGAGGGAGTATGGGCAGTCCTATGGATGGGGGAAGGCGCTGAAGGAAATCCGGATACGTGGTTTGAAGGACCATCCTGGGAAGAAATGCTGGCCGCGTTCCGTTACGGCGTTGCCGGCCGGATGAGAGAAGGCTATGTCCCGGTAATCGATGGGATGCTCGAAGCCAAACCGGCAGGAGCCAGCTTCGCAGGGATGCTGCAATGCTATGGCGAGCTGCACGCCGATAAAGAGCTGTTCGAGCAGCTGCGCGACTGGCGGAGGGCCAAATCGGCCGCCTTGAAGAAATCGGCGTATTTGATCGCCTCAAACCGGATGTTGTGGATGATCAGCGCATATGTTCCGCAGACGAAAGAGGAGCTGCTGCAAATACCGGGCTGGGGAGACAGCAAGCATTCCGAATATGGCGATGAAGTGCTGGCGATAACAGGAGAAGCAAGAAGAGAGACGGATTTTCCGCTGGACTGGGTATCGGACAGGCTGGATCAGCAGCTGTATATGCAGTGGATGTACAAGCAGAAGGAAATGAAGTACAAGCAGGAGCTTGAACGCCAGCATGAGAAAAAAAAGATGCTGCAGCTGGCGCAGCAGGGGGGCAGACTGGATGCATTCCAGACCGAGCTGGAGCTGACGAGGCGGCAAATTGTCGACCGGCTTGAACAGCTGGATGCGGAAGGGTATGATTTTGCCGGACTGATCGAAGAGGAGCTTGCCGACATGCCAGAGGTGGAGCAGCAGCTCATATGGGATGCTTTCGAAAAACTGGGCGACCGTTACTTGAAGCCGGTCCTTCACGAAGTATACGGGGAAAGGCTGGAGCAGGAAAAATCGGTTGATCTGCTTTACGAGAAGCTTAGGCTGCTTCGGATGAAGTTCCGCAAAAACAGCAGCAGCGTTGCCGTATAA
- a CDS encoding arsenate reductase family protein — translation MSETLTVIQYPKCGTCRTAVKSLEAKGRTLQLRHIVEDTPTAEELKAIVANSGLPLKKFFNTSGEKYKELGLKDKLASMSEDEQYALLASNGMLIKRPIVTDGKNVTVGYKEEQYEQAWRG, via the coding sequence ATGAGCGAAACGTTAACCGTAATTCAATATCCAAAATGCGGCACTTGCCGTACGGCCGTTAAATCGCTGGAGGCGAAAGGCCGTACGCTTCAGCTTCGCCACATCGTGGAGGATACGCCAACGGCGGAGGAACTGAAGGCGATCGTGGCGAACAGCGGCTTGCCGTTGAAAAAGTTTTTCAACACATCAGGAGAGAAATATAAAGAGCTTGGGCTGAAGGACAAGCTGGCTTCGATGAGCGAAGACGAGCAATACGCTTTGCTTGCTTCGAACGGCATGCTTATTAAACGCCCGATCGTCACCGACGGGAAGAACGTAACGGTAGGCTACAAGGAAGAGCAATACGAACAAGCTTGGAGAGGGTGA
- a CDS encoding GNAT family N-acetyltransferase, which translates to MKPVELLVVETEHPDLHALIEKLDADLLARYGDADEIFGVDFNDPDVKQMVFVVAYAEGRAVGCGGIRPYRKQGYAELKRLYVDPACRNRGVASRILAFLEGEALRLGFTVMRLETGAPQPESIQLYAKYGYKPIPRFGPYADSESSLCFEKPISFT; encoded by the coding sequence ATGAAGCCTGTGGAACTGCTTGTTGTAGAGACCGAGCATCCGGATTTGCACGCGCTGATCGAGAAGTTGGACGCGGATCTGCTTGCGCGTTATGGCGATGCAGATGAAATATTTGGCGTTGATTTTAACGATCCGGACGTGAAGCAAATGGTGTTTGTTGTGGCGTATGCGGAGGGGCGGGCGGTTGGCTGCGGCGGTATTCGCCCGTACCGGAAGCAAGGCTATGCGGAATTAAAGCGGCTATACGTGGACCCGGCATGCCGCAACCGCGGCGTCGCTTCGCGTATATTGGCGTTTCTGGAAGGCGAGGCGCTCCGGCTTGGCTTTACGGTTATGCGCCTCGAAACAGGAGCGCCGCAGCCGGAATCCATTCAGCTGTATGCCAAATACGGCTATAAGCCGATTCCGCGGTTCGGCCCGTATGCGGACAGCGAATCCAGCTTATGCTTTGAGAAGCCTATTTCATTCACTTGA
- a CDS encoding aminotransferase class I/II-fold pyridoxal phosphate-dependent enzyme has protein sequence MVAARKWRADRLGQLGSPIFAELAEWKRAAAFAGSDVIDLGIGSPDRPPTPAVRQALSEAALQAGAYRYPGSHGTEAFRVKAAEWMAYRFGVSLDPDAELVTLMGSQDGLAHLAMALCNPGDTALLPDPGYPIYAGSLALAGVEPVLMPLRAENGYLPDLDGICDDVWERAAFIVLNYPNNPLSAVADLDFYERVLHKAKQHQVLIVHDLAYSEMAFDGFEPPSLLAIPGAIDYAVEFHSLSKSFNMAGCRIGFLGGNRDAVGALRELKGHIDYGVFLPVQEAGIAALDEAMSGTLPKAGELYEQRRNRLIGALRQEGWSMALPNATMFAWAALPELAADGGGAWTSRRFAQELLQQAGVAVVPGEAFGREGEGFVRIALVEEEARLLEAAQRIGAFIRSRR, from the coding sequence ATGGTTGCTGCGCGCAAATGGAGAGCGGACCGTTTGGGACAGCTCGGTTCGCCGATTTTTGCCGAGCTGGCGGAATGGAAGCGCGCTGCCGCGTTCGCCGGCAGCGATGTCATCGACTTGGGCATTGGCAGCCCGGACCGGCCGCCAACGCCGGCCGTCAGGCAAGCGTTAAGCGAAGCCGCGCTGCAGGCCGGCGCTTACCGGTATCCCGGTTCGCACGGGACGGAAGCGTTCCGCGTGAAAGCGGCGGAATGGATGGCGTACCGTTTTGGTGTTAGCCTAGATCCGGATGCGGAGCTGGTAACGCTGATGGGTTCTCAAGACGGACTTGCGCATTTGGCGATGGCGTTATGCAATCCGGGCGACACGGCGCTCCTGCCGGACCCGGGGTATCCGATCTATGCCGGTTCGCTGGCGCTTGCGGGCGTGGAGCCGGTGCTGATGCCGCTTCGTGCGGAAAACGGCTATTTGCCGGATTTGGACGGCATATGTGACGATGTATGGGAACGCGCGGCATTTATTGTGCTCAATTACCCGAACAATCCGTTGTCCGCCGTTGCGGACCTGGACTTTTATGAACGGGTACTGCATAAAGCTAAACAGCATCAGGTGCTTATTGTTCATGATTTGGCTTACTCCGAGATGGCGTTCGACGGCTTCGAGCCGCCGAGCCTGCTTGCGATTCCCGGAGCGATAGATTATGCGGTGGAGTTTCACTCCTTGTCCAAAAGCTTCAATATGGCCGGCTGCCGGATCGGCTTTCTGGGGGGCAACCGGGATGCGGTTGGCGCGCTGCGGGAGCTGAAAGGCCATATCGACTACGGCGTCTTTCTGCCGGTTCAAGAAGCGGGCATTGCCGCTTTGGACGAGGCGATGTCCGGCACGCTGCCGAAGGCGGGAGAACTGTATGAACAGCGGCGCAACCGGCTCATCGGTGCATTGCGCCAGGAAGGCTGGAGCATGGCGCTGCCGAATGCGACGATGTTTGCATGGGCGGCGCTGCCAGAGCTAGCGGCGGACGGCGGAGGCGCGTGGACGTCGCGCCGGTTTGCGCAGGAGCTGCTGCAGCAAGCGGGCGTCGCGGTCGTGCCGGGCGAAGCATTTGGCCGGGAAGGCGAAGGGTTTGTGCGGATTGCGCTGGTTGAAGAGGAAGCAAGGCTGCTTGAGGCGGCACAGCGGATCGGCGCTTTTATACGCAGCAGAAGGTAA
- a CDS encoding SDR family NAD(P)-dependent oxidoreductase has product MLVKNKIVLISGASSGIGALTAQRLAARGAVPVLTGRSKQKLEQAAAAITGEKAVYTMDVTDMAQVEQTVQAVAARYGRIDILLNNAGFGYFESFMEASTQSFEDMMNTNYMGMVRLTKLVLPYMLEQKGGQIVNVASMAGKLATPKSTAYSASKHAVLGFTNALRMELKGSGVKVASVNPGPIDTPFFEQADPEGTYVKNISWFIMKPEVVADAIVRVMERHRDEVNLPKAAAAGMKLYQLMPRTADRLLGGLFNRK; this is encoded by the coding sequence CTGTTGGTAAAAAATAAAATTGTTCTAATCTCCGGCGCATCAAGCGGAATCGGCGCCTTGACGGCCCAGCGCCTGGCTGCCCGCGGCGCGGTACCGGTGCTGACCGGCCGCAGCAAACAAAAGCTGGAGCAGGCTGCTGCTGCAATTACGGGGGAAAAAGCTGTATATACGATGGATGTAACCGATATGGCACAGGTCGAGCAGACGGTTCAGGCGGTTGCAGCCCGGTACGGGCGTATCGATATTTTGCTGAACAATGCCGGATTTGGATATTTTGAATCTTTTATGGAAGCTTCGACCCAAAGCTTTGAAGATATGATGAATACAAACTATATGGGCATGGTCCGGCTGACCAAGCTGGTGCTCCCTTATATGCTGGAGCAGAAGGGCGGCCAGATCGTGAATGTGGCATCTATGGCGGGAAAGCTGGCGACGCCCAAATCGACCGCCTATTCGGCCTCTAAGCATGCGGTGCTTGGTTTTACGAATGCGCTGCGGATGGAGCTGAAAGGAAGCGGCGTGAAAGTGGCATCCGTTAATCCCGGCCCGATTGACACGCCTTTTTTTGAACAAGCCGACCCGGAAGGGACGTATGTTAAAAATATTAGCTGGTTCATCATGAAGCCCGAGGTTGTCGCAGACGCGATTGTCCGCGTTATGGAGCGCCACCGGGACGAGGTTAACCTGCCCAAAGCAGCCGCGGCGGGCATGAAGCTGTACCAGCTGATGCCCCGGACGGCGGACAGGCTGCTTGGCGGACTGTTTAACCGGAAATAG
- a CDS encoding ABC transporter ATP-binding protein, translating into MEPILQVTGLQGGYSPKRPVLHDITFEVNAGEMIGLIGLNGAGKSTTIKHVLGLMKPQQGEVKVSGVQLEQDAERYRSAFAYVPESPVLFDELTVEEHLHLTGQAYNVAGEVYKARKERLLQEFQMAPKRKAFASHLSKGMKQKVMIMNALLAEPPLYIIDEPFLGLDPLGIRSLLERLVEVKERGSAILMSSHILATVEAYCDRYIVLHQGRIVAQGTLEHIRQAAGMDDQRGTLEDAFYQLVMGDHR; encoded by the coding sequence ATGGAACCGATATTGCAGGTAACGGGTTTGCAAGGAGGATACAGCCCTAAACGCCCTGTGCTGCACGATATAACGTTTGAAGTGAATGCGGGTGAAATGATCGGGCTGATCGGTCTGAACGGCGCAGGTAAAAGCACAACCATTAAGCATGTGCTGGGCTTGATGAAGCCGCAGCAAGGCGAAGTGAAAGTGTCGGGCGTCCAGCTGGAGCAGGATGCCGAACGATACCGCTCGGCATTTGCTTATGTGCCGGAATCGCCGGTGCTGTTTGATGAGCTGACGGTGGAGGAGCATTTGCACCTGACCGGACAGGCATATAACGTTGCCGGCGAAGTTTACAAGGCAAGGAAAGAACGACTGCTTCAGGAGTTCCAAATGGCGCCGAAACGCAAAGCGTTTGCTTCCCATCTATCCAAAGGGATGAAGCAAAAAGTGATGATTATGAACGCCCTTTTGGCTGAACCGCCGCTTTATATTATTGACGAGCCGTTTCTTGGCCTGGATCCGCTGGGCATCCGCTCGCTGCTGGAGCGGCTTGTCGAAGTGAAGGAGCGGGGGTCGGCTATCCTGATGAGTTCGCATATATTGGCGACTGTAGAGGCGTATTGCGACAGGTATATCGTATTGCATCAAGGCCGCATCGTTGCGCAAGGCACGCTGGAACATATCCGGCAAGCCGCGGGCATGGACGATCAGAGGGGGACGCTGGAGGATGCGTTCTATCAGCTTGTCATGGGGGATCACCGATGA
- a CDS encoding DEAD/DEAH box helicase: MTSSVWKQLGVADSLLAKLKENGIEEPTQVQAEAIPLLLEGKSLSARSQTGTGKTLAYLLPLLQKINAASAAVQAVVLSPTQELAMQIVRVAEAYGEPLGVRSQGLIGGAALKRQVERLKKHPQLVVGTPGRIHELIQMRKLKLSQASVVIIDEADQVFSLGSVKEVEQILWATAPNRQLAFFSATYPPQMVGIEGRWMKDAVRIHIEPQHLVSPTIEHYYLISDRRDKTDIVRRLVRMLEPKSALLFLNDTNNISNWESKLSYEGFTVETLYGDADKQRRAATLARFRDGRCQLLLATDVAARGIDIDNLPLVIQIDPAADADHYVHRAGRTGRMGKPGTVVSIVTFQERFIMDKFSKALKIELPEKTMYKGKLTSPEAARSGGSPAKGGVHSANAPRTQAERDSRRGGNYAGGENREGRSGGANAAGQRREPAAASREGRFETADARDSRVGRVRKEADWKAAGTAPRERSAAGEAHRRQRPAETGETAAIAGVRSQPKPGAASQSRSQAQPAKAKAERHKNRKDKGAPKWLKAKRESGDSKL; encoded by the coding sequence ATGACATCATCAGTATGGAAACAGCTAGGCGTAGCGGATTCGCTGCTTGCGAAGCTGAAGGAGAACGGGATCGAAGAGCCGACGCAGGTTCAGGCTGAAGCAATCCCGTTATTATTGGAAGGTAAAAGCTTGTCGGCGCGGTCCCAGACCGGTACAGGCAAAACGCTTGCCTATTTGCTGCCGCTGCTGCAAAAAATAAATGCCGCTTCTGCCGCCGTGCAGGCGGTTGTGCTGTCGCCAACGCAAGAGCTGGCGATGCAAATCGTACGTGTGGCCGAAGCGTACGGCGAGCCGCTGGGCGTGCGGTCGCAAGGCCTAATTGGCGGGGCTGCCCTGAAACGGCAGGTGGAACGGCTGAAAAAACATCCGCAGCTAGTGGTCGGCACGCCGGGACGCATCCATGAGCTGATTCAGATGCGGAAGCTGAAGCTTTCGCAGGCCAGCGTCGTAATTATTGATGAAGCGGACCAGGTGTTTTCGCTTGGTTCGGTCAAAGAGGTTGAACAAATTTTGTGGGCGACCGCTCCAAACCGCCAGCTTGCGTTTTTCAGCGCAACGTACCCGCCGCAGATGGTGGGGATCGAAGGCAGATGGATGAAAGATGCAGTACGGATTCATATTGAACCGCAGCATCTTGTTTCCCCAACAATCGAGCATTATTATTTGATCAGCGACCGCAGGGACAAAACAGACATCGTCCGCAGGCTCGTCCGGATGCTGGAGCCGAAGTCGGCGCTGTTGTTCTTGAACGATACGAATAATATATCCAACTGGGAATCCAAGCTCAGCTATGAAGGCTTTACGGTTGAGACGTTATACGGCGATGCGGATAAGCAGCGGCGTGCGGCTACGCTGGCGCGGTTCCGCGACGGCAGATGCCAGCTTCTGCTCGCAACCGACGTTGCGGCACGCGGCATCGACATTGACAATTTGCCGCTCGTTATTCAAATTGATCCGGCGGCGGACGCCGACCATTACGTGCATCGCGCTGGCCGGACAGGCCGGATGGGCAAACCGGGGACGGTCGTTTCGATCGTGACGTTCCAGGAACGGTTTATTATGGACAAATTCAGCAAAGCGTTAAAGATTGAACTGCCGGAAAAAACGATGTACAAAGGTAAACTGACGAGCCCGGAAGCGGCGCGCAGCGGGGGATCGCCGGCGAAAGGCGGTGTCCATAGCGCGAATGCGCCGCGGACACAGGCGGAACGTGACAGCCGGCGCGGCGGTAACTACGCCGGCGGCGAAAACCGCGAAGGGCGGAGCGGCGGTGCAAATGCCGCCGGCCAAAGGCGGGAACCAGCCGCCGCCAGCCGTGAAGGCAGGTTTGAAACTGCTGATGCACGGGACAGCCGCGTCGGACGCGTGCGTAAAGAGGCCGATTGGAAGGCAGCCGGAACAGCTCCGCGGGAGAGAAGCGCAGCCGGCGAAGCGCATCGCCGCCAGCGGCCGGCCGAAACCGGCGAGACGGCGGCGATTGCGGGCGTACGCTCCCAGCCGAAACCGGGAGCAGCTTCCCAATCACGAAGCCAGGCGCAGCCGGCTAAAGCGAAAGCAGAGCGCCATAAAAACCGTAAGGACAAAGGCGCGCCAAAATGGCTGAAGGCGAAGCGGGAAAGCGGCGATTCAAAACTATAA
- a CDS encoding RluA family pseudouridine synthase: protein MTELNRYYEPLTVHITEREQGMMVRTVLERRLGVSRKLLSRVKLTEHGITLNGRRVYTNDKVQSGDVLAVRMEKETSADILAEPIPVDIIFEDEYLLIANKPAGLIVHPTHGHYTGTLANGVVYHWQMKGEQVRFRPVHRLDEETSGLVAIAKNPYIHQQLSEQLQADQIQKRYLALVYGAPSPAAGTVDAPIDRNPDSPHIRIVKPDGYPSVTHYETEAVYRGGAASMVRLRLETGRTHQIRVHMRHIGCPLIGDKMYGPGEDGEAEWEAAAGRQALHAEKLGLTHPMTGKWMEWTAPLPPELVRLEQMLAGQ, encoded by the coding sequence ATGACAGAACTGAACCGCTATTATGAACCATTAACGGTACACATTACGGAGCGGGAACAGGGCATGATGGTCCGTACGGTGCTGGAGCGAAGGCTTGGCGTCTCGCGCAAGCTGCTGAGCCGCGTTAAGCTGACGGAACATGGCATTACGCTGAACGGGCGCCGCGTGTATACGAATGACAAAGTGCAATCGGGCGATGTGCTGGCGGTACGGATGGAGAAGGAGACCTCCGCCGATATTTTGGCTGAGCCGATCCCGGTCGATATTATATTCGAAGACGAATATTTGTTAATCGCCAACAAGCCTGCCGGACTGATTGTGCATCCGACGCATGGCCATTATACAGGGACGCTGGCTAACGGGGTTGTTTACCATTGGCAGATGAAAGGGGAGCAGGTCCGGTTCCGTCCGGTACACCGGCTGGATGAAGAAACGTCAGGGCTGGTCGCCATCGCCAAAAATCCTTACATCCATCAGCAGCTGTCGGAGCAGCTGCAGGCGGATCAAATCCAGAAGCGTTATCTCGCTTTGGTGTACGGAGCGCCGTCTCCTGCGGCGGGAACGGTGGATGCGCCAATTGACCGCAATCCGGATTCCCCGCATATCCGCATTGTGAAGCCGGACGGCTACCCGTCCGTTACCCATTACGAGACGGAAGCCGTTTACCGGGGCGGAGCTGCTTCGATGGTGCGGCTGCGCCTGGAGACAGGCCGCACGCATCAAATCCGCGTTCATATGCGGCATATCGGCTGCCCGCTTATCGGCGATAAAATGTATGGACCGGGCGAAGATGGCGAGGCCGAGTGGGAAGCAGCAGCAGGCCGGCAGGCGCTTCACGCCGAGAAGCTGGGGCTTACGCATCCGATGACCGGCAAGTGGATGGAATGGACGGCGCCGCTGCCGCCGGAGCTTGTCCGGCTGGAGCAAATGCTGGCCGGCCAATAA